The Apium graveolens cultivar Ventura chromosome 6, ASM990537v1, whole genome shotgun sequence genome contains a region encoding:
- the LOC141667104 gene encoding auxin-responsive protein IAA21-like, which yields MSTLQEHDYIGLSEMDAASDKLSSSDVSTDNEKNNLKETELRLGLPGLGLSLFGEEKDNKSVGGLCSSPFKNFASSGAKRGFSDAIDGSNNWGLSVKVGSEVDLKRGGVDEIHGAHKLGFTGANFSPALKVVEQKKVSSVPAPKAQVIGWPPIRSFRKNTLATNSTKKTDVVEASSSSGCLYVKVSMDGAPYLRKVDLKTYSNYTELSSALEKMFSCFTIGQCTSNGLPEREGLSASCLKDLVHGSEYVLSYEDKDGDWMLVGDVPWDMFTDSCKRLRIMKGSEAIGLAPRVTDKCKNNRQ from the exons ATGTCTACACTACAAGAACATGATTACATAGGCTTATCAGAAATGGATGCAGCTTCTGATAAGCTTTCTTCATCTGATGTTTCAACTGATAATGAGAAGAACAATCTTAAAGAGACTGAGTTGAGACTGGGCTTACCTGGGCTTGGTTTGTCTCTTTTTGGGGAAGAGAAAGATAATAAAAGTGTTGGTGGGCTTTGTTCTAGCCCTTTCAAGAACTTTGCTTCTTCTGGGGCTAAAAGGGGCTTTTCTGATGCTATTGATGGGTCTAACAATTGGGGCCTTTCTGTGAAAGTTGGATCTGAGGTTGATTTGAAGAGAGGTGGTGTTGATGAGATACATGGTGCCCACAAATTAGGTTTTACTGGTGCTAATTTTAGTCCTGCTTTGAAGGTTGTTGAACAAAAGAAGGTTTCTTCTGTTCCAGCTCCTAA GGCACAGGTGATTGGATGGCCACCTATTCGATCTTTTCGGAAGAACACCCTCGCTACCAATTCGACAAAGAAGACTGATGTGGTTGAAGCTAGTTCAAGTTCTGGGTGCCTCTATGTCAAGGTTAGCATGGATGGTGCTCCATATCTAAGAAAGGTGGACCTTAAAACCTACAGCAATTATACTGAACTTTCATCAGCTCTTGAGAAGATGTTTAGCTGCTTCACCATTG GACAATGCACCTCTAATGGACTTCCTGAGCGAGAAGGTCTTAGTGCAAGTTGCTTAAAGGATCTTGTCCATGGCTCTGAATATGTGTTGTCATACGAAGACAAGGATGGCGATTGGATGCTTGTTGGCGATGTTCCTTGGGA TATGTTCACAGATTCATGCAAGAGATTGAGAATCATGAAAGGCTCAGAGGCGATTGGCCTAG CTCCAAGGGTCACAGATAAGTGCAAAAACAACAGACAGTAG
- the LOC141667346 gene encoding uncharacterized protein LOC141667346 isoform X1, with amino-acid sequence MILSCRALIKFDLAFKFTNSFLLHSSRPFLQRTCCLFHGLNYSNCKACISLNDMKSVADRKKHKFVTSPVWRPVSAKAESSEERVMNDQVFGNLKVDNQVGEVRDIMSDSVSENEQARVEAGGVNEVVATGSARSSILMEDGSELLAEGSLPSEEKHTIRIEAASPLIRFMKEKESLARRKIEEEIGVKIIFPSGKKDEYIIIEGISAECVTTASEKLQILIKEAIKSPALNYTHFVSLPLAIHPQLVEKLFSFQNSILGISNENEITFLDDDNSEDTSDEESREIKSDRAPIVAIGLKAEEGSRNPKVGIKNIPLVSYPLKASKPSNLDGKTTALSALGIDKSIFIKPKTFHLTVLMLKLYNKDLVDAAADVLQGLSSKIMHALDNQPVSVRLKGLECMRGSFAKARVLYAPVEVIGGEDRLLCACQVIIDAFTEAGLVLEKDAHHKLKLHATLMNASHRKRKKMTRADTFDARGIVEQFGSEEWGEYLIREAHLSRRFVYDENGYYQCRASIPFPKK; translated from the exons ATGATATTAAGCTGCAGAGCTCTCATCAA ATTCGACTTAGCTTTTAAATTCACCAACTCATTTCTGCTTCACAGTTCCAGGCCATTTCTCCAG AGAACGTGCTGTTTATTTCACGGTTTGAATTATAGTAATTGTAAAGCTTGTATTTCTTTGAATGATATGAAAAGTGTTGCAGACCGGAAAAAACATAAATTCGTTACTTCTCCTGTGTGGAGACCGGTCTCCGCTAAGGCCGAATCGAGTGAGG AACGTGTGATGAATGATCAAGTTTTTGGGAATTTAAAAGTTGATAATCAAGTTGGAGAAGTGCGAGACATCATGTCTGACTCTGTTTCGGAGAATGAACAAGCGCGTGTTGAAGCTGGAGGAGTGAATGAAGTAGTTGCTACTGGAAGTGCTAGATCTTCCATCTTGATGGAGGATGGAAGCGAATTACTTGCAGAGGGATCGCTGCCTTCGGAAGAGAAGCATACTATTAGAATAGAG GCGGCATCTCCATTGATTAGATTTATGAAAGAAAAAGA GAGTTTAGCCCGAAGAAAAATTGAAGAGGAGATAggagttaaaataatttttccatcAGGAAAGAAGGATGAATATATCA TCATTGAAGGCATTTCTGCAGAGTGTGTAACAACAGCTTCAGAAAAATTGCAAATCCTGATCAAAGAG GCCATTAAAAGCCCGGCGCTTAACTACACTCACTTTGTATCGCTACCCTTAGCTATACACCCTCAACTGGTTGAAAAGCTTTTTAGTTTTCAGAACTCGATATTAGGGATTAGCAATGAGAACGAAATCACATTTCTGGATGATGATAACAGTGAAGATACTTCAGATGAGGAAAGCAGGGAGATAAAATCAGATAGAGCACCGATTGTTGCAATTGGCCTTAAAGCTGAAGAAGGCAGTAGAAATCCAAAAGTGGGTATAAAAAACATACCCCTGGTAAGCTACCCTCTTAAGGCATCGAAACCTTCAAACCTGGATGGGAAGACAACTGCCTTATCTG CACTGGGGATTGACAAATCAATTTTTATTAAGCCAAAAACATTTCATCTAACGGTCCTCATGCTGAAGTTGTATAACAAGGATCTAGTCGATGCAGCTGCAGACGTTTTGCAG GGTCTGTCCTCAAAAATAATGCATGCCTTGGATAATCAGCCAGTTTCTGTGCGATTAAAGGGATTG GAATGCATGAGAGGCTCTTTTGCAAAAGCTCGTGTTCTCTATGCTCCTGTAGAAGTAATTGGTGGCGAAGACCGACTTTTGTGTGCATGTC AGGTCATTATCGATGCATTTACTGAAGCAGGTCTAGTTCTAGAGAAAGATGCACACCATAAGTTGAAG TTGCATGCCACTCTGATGAATGCAAGTCACAGGAAAAG GAAGAAAATGACAAGGGCCGATACATTTGATGCACGAGGTATTGTCGAGCAATTTGGATCTGAAGAATGGGGAGAATATCTTATCCGTGAAGCTCATCTTTCTCGAAGGTTTGTGTATGATGAAAATGGTTACTACCAATGTCGTGCTTCCATACCTTTCCCAAAAAAATGA
- the LOC141667346 gene encoding uncharacterized protein LOC141667346 isoform X2, whose translation MNDQVFGNLKVDNQVGEVRDIMSDSVSENEQARVEAGGVNEVVATGSARSSILMEDGSELLAEGSLPSEEKHTIRIEAASPLIRFMKEKESLARRKIEEEIGVKIIFPSGKKDEYIIIEGISAECVTTASEKLQILIKEAIKSPALNYTHFVSLPLAIHPQLVEKLFSFQNSILGISNENEITFLDDDNSEDTSDEESREIKSDRAPIVAIGLKAEEGSRNPKVGIKNIPLVSYPLKASKPSNLDGKTTALSALGIDKSIFIKPKTFHLTVLMLKLYNKDLVDAAADVLQGLSSKIMHALDNQPVSVRLKGLECMRGSFAKARVLYAPVEVIGGEDRLLCACQVIIDAFTEAGLVLEKDAHHKLKLHATLMNASHRKRKKMTRADTFDARGIVEQFGSEEWGEYLIREAHLSRRFVYDENGYYQCRASIPFPKK comes from the exons ATGAATGATCAAGTTTTTGGGAATTTAAAAGTTGATAATCAAGTTGGAGAAGTGCGAGACATCATGTCTGACTCTGTTTCGGAGAATGAACAAGCGCGTGTTGAAGCTGGAGGAGTGAATGAAGTAGTTGCTACTGGAAGTGCTAGATCTTCCATCTTGATGGAGGATGGAAGCGAATTACTTGCAGAGGGATCGCTGCCTTCGGAAGAGAAGCATACTATTAGAATAGAG GCGGCATCTCCATTGATTAGATTTATGAAAGAAAAAGA GAGTTTAGCCCGAAGAAAAATTGAAGAGGAGATAggagttaaaataatttttccatcAGGAAAGAAGGATGAATATATCA TCATTGAAGGCATTTCTGCAGAGTGTGTAACAACAGCTTCAGAAAAATTGCAAATCCTGATCAAAGAG GCCATTAAAAGCCCGGCGCTTAACTACACTCACTTTGTATCGCTACCCTTAGCTATACACCCTCAACTGGTTGAAAAGCTTTTTAGTTTTCAGAACTCGATATTAGGGATTAGCAATGAGAACGAAATCACATTTCTGGATGATGATAACAGTGAAGATACTTCAGATGAGGAAAGCAGGGAGATAAAATCAGATAGAGCACCGATTGTTGCAATTGGCCTTAAAGCTGAAGAAGGCAGTAGAAATCCAAAAGTGGGTATAAAAAACATACCCCTGGTAAGCTACCCTCTTAAGGCATCGAAACCTTCAAACCTGGATGGGAAGACAACTGCCTTATCTG CACTGGGGATTGACAAATCAATTTTTATTAAGCCAAAAACATTTCATCTAACGGTCCTCATGCTGAAGTTGTATAACAAGGATCTAGTCGATGCAGCTGCAGACGTTTTGCAG GGTCTGTCCTCAAAAATAATGCATGCCTTGGATAATCAGCCAGTTTCTGTGCGATTAAAGGGATTG GAATGCATGAGAGGCTCTTTTGCAAAAGCTCGTGTTCTCTATGCTCCTGTAGAAGTAATTGGTGGCGAAGACCGACTTTTGTGTGCATGTC AGGTCATTATCGATGCATTTACTGAAGCAGGTCTAGTTCTAGAGAAAGATGCACACCATAAGTTGAAG TTGCATGCCACTCTGATGAATGCAAGTCACAGGAAAAG GAAGAAAATGACAAGGGCCGATACATTTGATGCACGAGGTATTGTCGAGCAATTTGGATCTGAAGAATGGGGAGAATATCTTATCCGTGAAGCTCATCTTTCTCGAAGGTTTGTGTATGATGAAAATGGTTACTACCAATGTCGTGCTTCCATACCTTTCCCAAAAAAATGA